DNA from Triticum dicoccoides isolate Atlit2015 ecotype Zavitan unplaced genomic scaffold, WEW_v2.0 scaffold157102, whole genome shotgun sequence:
TACGTGAACCTGGTGAACTGGGAGGGGCTCTTCGTGTCCGACCAGGACCTCTTCACCAACGCCACCACCCGGCCCATCGTGGAGCGCTTCGCGCGCAGCCAGCGCGACTTCTTCGACCAGTTTGGCGTGTCCATGGTCAAGATGGGCCAGATCaaggtgctcaccggcgaccagggCCAGGTTCGCCGCAACTGCTCCGCTCGCAACACCGGCACTGCTGACGGCCTCCAGTGGTCGTCCCTGGTGCAGACCGTCGTCGACGCCGCCGCGGAGAGCCTCGGTTTCTAAATCTAGTGGAGTAGCTGTTAGCCATGCATGTCG
Protein-coding regions in this window:
- the LOC119344168 gene encoding cationic peroxidase SPC4-like — protein: VNLVNWEGLFVSDQDLFTNATTRPIVERFARSQRDFFDQFGVSMVKMGQIKVLTGDQGQVRRNCSARNTGTADGLQWSSLVQTVVDAAAESLGF